The Streptomyces sp. SS1-1 genome has a segment encoding these proteins:
- a CDS encoding dipeptidase: MSQTPDDAVRTYIEQHSTAFLDDLAEWLRIPSVSAQPAHAPDVRRSADWLAAKLLETGFPTVEVWPTPGAPAVFAHWPSGDPEAPTVLVYGHHDVQPAAREDGWDSEPFEPVVRDGRLYARGAADDKGQVFFHTLGVRAHLATTGRTAPAVNLKLLIEGEEESGSPHFRALAEERADRLAADAVIVSDTGMWAEDTPTVCTGMRGLAECEIRLYGPDQDIHSGSFGGAVPNPATTVARLVAALHDDHARVAIPGFYDGVVELTDRERELFAELPFDEARWLRTARSHATHGEAGHTTLERVWARPTAEVNGIGGGYQGPGSKTIIPSSAMVKLSFRLVAGQDPDHIEKAVRAWAAEQVPAGIRCEITFSGATRPCLTPLDHPALQSVVRAMGRAFEKPVRFTREGGSGPAADLQDVLGAPVLFLGISVPSDGWHAPNEKVELDLLLKGVETTAHLWGDLAAHWRHAP, translated from the coding sequence ATGAGCCAGACCCCGGACGACGCTGTCCGTACGTACATCGAACAGCACAGCACCGCCTTCCTCGACGATCTCGCGGAATGGCTGCGCATCCCGTCCGTCTCGGCTCAGCCCGCACACGCGCCCGACGTCCGCCGCAGCGCCGACTGGCTCGCCGCCAAGCTGCTGGAGACCGGCTTCCCGACGGTCGAGGTCTGGCCCACGCCCGGCGCGCCCGCCGTCTTCGCGCACTGGCCCTCCGGCGACCCCGAGGCGCCGACGGTCCTCGTCTACGGGCACCACGACGTGCAGCCCGCCGCCCGCGAGGACGGCTGGGACAGCGAGCCCTTCGAGCCCGTCGTCCGCGACGGACGGCTGTACGCGCGCGGGGCCGCCGACGACAAGGGCCAGGTGTTCTTCCACACACTCGGCGTCCGGGCCCACCTCGCCACGACCGGGCGTACCGCCCCCGCCGTCAACCTCAAGCTGCTGATCGAGGGCGAGGAGGAGTCCGGCTCCCCGCACTTCCGTGCCCTGGCCGAGGAGCGCGCCGACCGGCTCGCCGCCGACGCCGTGATCGTCTCCGACACAGGCATGTGGGCCGAGGACACCCCCACCGTGTGCACGGGCATGCGCGGCCTCGCCGAGTGCGAGATCCGCCTGTACGGCCCCGACCAGGACATCCACTCCGGCTCGTTCGGCGGCGCCGTCCCGAACCCGGCGACCACCGTCGCCCGCCTGGTCGCCGCCCTCCACGACGACCACGCGCGCGTGGCGATCCCCGGCTTCTACGACGGGGTCGTCGAGCTCACCGACCGCGAGCGCGAACTCTTCGCCGAGCTGCCGTTCGACGAGGCGCGATGGCTGCGCACCGCCAGATCGCACGCCACCCACGGCGAGGCCGGCCACACCACGCTCGAACGCGTCTGGGCCCGCCCCACCGCCGAGGTCAACGGGATCGGCGGGGGCTACCAGGGCCCCGGCAGCAAGACGATCATCCCGTCGTCCGCCATGGTGAAGCTGTCCTTCCGGCTGGTCGCCGGACAGGACCCGGACCACATCGAGAAGGCCGTCCGCGCGTGGGCAGCCGAGCAGGTGCCCGCGGGGATCCGCTGCGAGATCACCTTCAGCGGGGCCACCCGCCCGTGCCTGACGCCGCTCGACCACCCGGCGCTCCAGTCCGTGGTCCGCGCCATGGGCCGCGCCTTCGAGAAGCCCGTCCGCTTCACACGTGAGGGCGGCTCCGGGCCTGCCGCCGACCTTCAGGACGTGCTCGGCGCGCCCGTCCTCTTCCTCGGCATCTCCGTCCCTTCCGACGGCTGGCACGCCCCGAACGAGAAGGTCGAGCTCGACCTGCTCCTCAAGGGCGTCGAGACCACCGCCCACCTCTGGGGCGACCTCGCCGCGCACTGGCGTCATGCGCCCTGA
- the nudC gene encoding NAD(+) diphosphatase encodes MTTSTDHTADRPVSLTAPSGIDRAAHHRLDEAWLAAAWSHPTTRCFVVSGGQVLIDEAPDGRTELVMTPSFEAPLTEAHRYFLGIDEDGVSYFALQKDALPGRIDQSARPAGLREAGLLLSPRDAGLMVHAVGLENWQRTHRFCSRCGERTVIAAAGHIRRCPACGAEHYPRTDPAVIMAVTDEEDRILLGRQVHWPEGRFSTLAGFVEPGESIEQAVRREVFEEAGITVGEVEYVASQPWPFPSSLMLGFMARATSFDIQVDGDEIHEARWFSRDDLRAAFESGEVLPPYGISIAARLIELWYGKQLPTRGV; translated from the coding sequence GTGACCACCTCGACCGACCACACCGCCGACCGACCCGTCTCGCTCACCGCCCCGAGCGGCATCGACCGCGCCGCCCACCACCGGCTCGACGAGGCCTGGCTCGCGGCGGCGTGGAGTCACCCCACGACCCGCTGCTTCGTGGTCTCCGGAGGCCAGGTCCTGATCGACGAGGCACCGGACGGACGTACCGAACTCGTCATGACCCCCTCGTTCGAGGCACCCCTCACCGAGGCGCACCGCTACTTCCTCGGCATCGACGAGGACGGCGTCAGCTACTTCGCCCTGCAGAAGGACGCCCTGCCCGGCCGTATCGACCAGTCCGCGCGACCGGCGGGCCTGCGCGAGGCCGGACTGCTGCTGTCGCCGCGCGACGCGGGCCTGATGGTGCACGCCGTCGGCCTGGAGAACTGGCAGCGCACCCACCGCTTCTGCTCCCGCTGCGGGGAGCGCACCGTCATCGCCGCCGCCGGGCACATCCGCCGCTGCCCCGCCTGCGGCGCCGAGCACTACCCGCGCACCGACCCAGCCGTGATCATGGCCGTCACCGACGAGGAGGACCGCATCCTCCTCGGCCGCCAGGTGCACTGGCCCGAGGGCCGCTTCTCCACGCTCGCGGGCTTCGTCGAGCCGGGGGAGTCCATCGAGCAGGCCGTGCGGCGCGAGGTCTTCGAGGAGGCCGGCATCACCGTCGGCGAGGTCGAGTACGTGGCCAGCCAGCCCTGGCCCTTCCCGTCCAGCCTCATGCTCGGCTTCATGGCCCGTGCCACCTCCTTCGACATCCAGGTCGACGGCGACGAGATCCACGAGGCCCGCTGGTTCTCCCGGGACGACCTGCGCGCGGCCTTCGAGTCGGGCGAGGTCCTGCCGCCCTACGGCATCTCGATCGCGGCCCGGCTGATCGAGCTCTGGTACGGCAAGCAGCTGCCGACGCGCGGCGTCTGA
- a CDS encoding mycoredoxin: protein MQGTVTMYSTTWCGYCQRLKKQLDREGIAYTEINIEQDPESAAFVEKANGGNQTVPTMLFADGSTLTNPSLAQVKQKIAV from the coding sequence ATGCAGGGCACTGTGACGATGTACAGCACCACCTGGTGCGGCTACTGCCAGCGGCTGAAGAAGCAGCTGGACCGCGAGGGCATCGCGTACACCGAGATCAACATCGAGCAGGACCCCGAGTCCGCCGCGTTCGTCGAGAAGGCCAATGGCGGAAATCAGACTGTGCCGACCATGCTGTTCGCGGACGGTTCGACGCTGACGAACCCGTCGCTGGCGCAGGTGAAGCAGAAGATCGCCGTCTGA